GTTGTTTCTTATTAAAAAGGATGCTGAATTAACAGGCAAGTATCTTACGGATGCCAAAGTAAATATAGGCCAGGGAGTACAGAATGCAGGAAGGCCTGTTGTCAGTTTTACACTTAACAGAAGAGGCGGGCGGATTATAGGGCGTGTCTCAAAAGCAAACATTAACCGCAGGCTGTCAATTGTTCTGGATAACAAGGTTGTATCTGCACCGACAATCCAGGGCCAATTAGGGATGAGTAGCCAAATAACAGGTATCCCGACAATGGAAGAAGCAAAAATGATAGCCATTGTATTGCGTGCAGGAGCATTGCCGACACCGGTAAAAATAACACAGGAAACTACAGTAGGCCCTACTCTTGGTAGAGATTCGATTAAAAAGGGAGCCTGGTCTGCATTGCTGGGTTTTGCACTGGTTATAATTTTTATGCTTTTTTATTATAAAATGTCCGGCTTGATTGCAAATACAGCTCTTATTTTGAATTTGCTCATTCTTGCAGCAGTACTTGCACAATTCAGGTTTACATTAACACTTCCTGGTATGGCAGGTATTGTTCTTACTATTGGTATGGCTGTTGATGCAAATGTACTTGTTTTTGAAAGAATAAGGGAAGAATTGAAAGTAGGCAAAACTGTACGGGCTGCAATAGATGCCGGTTATTCAAGGGCATTCAGGACAATCTTTGATGCAAACCTGACAACATTAATGACTGCTATTGTTCTTTATCAGTTCGGCACAGGACCTATCAAAGGTTTTGCCGTAACACTTTCAATAGGTATTGTTGTAAGTATGTTCACAGCACTTTTTGTTACAAGAGTTATTTTTAATACGTTAACAGCACATAGAACGTTAAAGAAATTGAGTATTTAAAAAGAATCAGTATTGAGTTTGTTAATATAAAGAGGGAAGGGATAAACATGCAGTTTTTCCAGACACCAAACATTGATTTTATTGTTAAAAGAAAGATTGCTTTTGTATTGTCATCTATACTTTTGCTGATTGGCATGATTTCATTGATTATTCACGGCGGCCCCAATTATGGTATAGATTTTAAAGGCGGGACATCAATTGTAATTAAATTTGACGGTCAGGTATCAATACCGCAAATAAGGGATGCTCTCACTTCAGTTGAGCTTGGCAAGAGTGAGATAAAACGTTTTGGTACAACAAATGAATTTCTTATTTATGTCGCACAGCATAAATCTTTAAGTGCCGTTGAAATGGCTCGTAAGGTGGAATTAACTGTCGGCAAAAGTATTAAAAATGCGAAATATGAAATTGAAAAGATCGATGTAATCGGGCCTCGTATCGGAGAAGAGCTGAGAAAAGCAGCGGCGCTTGCGATTTTTATAGCTCTTATACTTATTTTGATATATGTAGGATGGCGGTTTGAAGTTGTTTTTGCAACTGGTGCAATTATTGCGCTTTTTCATGATGTGTTAATTACATTGGGAGCATTCAGTATCCTGAATTTTGAAATTTCATTAAAAGAAATTGCCGCATTTTTGACAATTGTAGGTTATTCTCTTAATGATACAATTGTGGTGTATGACAGGATACGTGAGAATTTAAAAGTATTAAGAAGTGATAACCTGGAAGCCATCATTAACAAGAGTATCAATCAGGTACTGTCGCGTACGATAATTACTTCACTGACAACTTTTACGGTTGTATTGATACTATTTTTATTCGGAGGTAAGGTACTTCACGGATTTGCCTTTGCAATGCTGCTCGGTGTTATTGTAGGAACCTATTCATCTATCTTTGTTGCAAGCCCGATAGTATATGAATGGCAGATGAGGCACGGCGGAAAGCGCGCATTGAAAATGGCAAAGAAAAAGAGAGGATAATTTAAAATAACAATCTGCTGATGAAAGGCGGAAAGAGATGGAATTCACCATTGAAAAAAGGGATGATATTTCTATTATTGCAATTGATTCAACCAATCTGGGCGGGCCTGGTGCGAATCAATTATCAGATAATATACGTTCCCTTATTGATAAAGGCTCAAAAAAATTCATAATTGATATGAAAAAAGTCGAATGGATGAACAGCTCTGGCCTTGGAATTTTAATTGCCGCCTTAAATACTGTTAAAACCAGAGAGGGTGAGCTCTGCCTGCTTAATATTCAAAAAAAGACAGAGCAGCTGCTTGCTATTACAAAATTGAACAGAGTTTTTAAAATATATAAAACAGAGGAAGAAGCCGTTGCAGGTTTATCCGAATAAATCATCTTCAGTAAGAGCTGTAATTGGTACGCAGTGGGGTGATGAGGGCAAAGGTAAGGTTGTTGACCTCATCAGCGACAAGTTTGATATTGTGGCAAGATTCCAGGGCGGGCCAAATGCAGGGCATACTGTAAAATTTGATAATAAAACTTTTATACTGCATCACATTCCCACCGGCATTTTAAGGCCTGATGTCTCATGCGTACTCGGAAACGGAATGGTTATTAATGCTGAATCCCTTTTAAATGAGATTAAGCAGCTTCAGGATGAATCTGTTGATGTACTTTCAAGGCTTTACATAAGTCAGAATGCTCATCTGATAATGCCGTATCATATTAAGCTTGATAGTGAATCCGAGACAAGTGCAAGCAGTGAAGAGATGATAGGAACTACGGGAAGAGGCATAGGGCCTGCCTATGCCGACAAAGCAGAGCGAACAGGAATAAGAATGGGGGATCTGCTTAATCCTGCACAGCTTGAGAAGAAAATCAGAAGCAATGTAAAGTTTAAAAACGAAATACTCAAACTGGTTTATAAAACAGAAGGCTGCAACGCTGATGAGATATTAGATGGACTGTTAAGCATTACAAAAATTATTGGTAAAAATATAATTGATACAAGAGAATACCTTTACAAATCATATACGTCAGGCAAGAATATACTTTTGGAAGGTGCTCAGGGTACACATCTTGATATAGATTTCGGTACATATCCTTTTGTTACTTCTTCAAATACTATTATTGGCGGTGCATTTACTGGCCTTGGCCTTGGGCCCGGATCAATAAGTGAAGTAATAGGTATAATGAAAGCCTATACTACAAGAGTTGGGAACGGGCCGTTCCCAACTGAAATTTCTGACAAGCTCGGTGAGGAGATAAGGAAAATCGGAGGGGAATACGGAGCAACTACCGGAAGGCCGCGCAGATGCGGATGGTGGGATGGAATAGTTAGCAGATTTTCAGCAGAGATAAATAGTCTTGATTATCTTGCAATTACAAAATTGGATGTTCTGGATTCCTTAAAATCCATTAAACTGTGCACAGGTTATAAAGTAGATGGTAAAATATTGAATTATCTACCCACTGATCCCGAACTAATTGTGAAAATAGAACCTGTTTATGAAGAGATGGAAGGCTGGAATACAAGTATCAGTGGAGTAAGGCAGTATAATGATCTGCCTGATAATGCAAAGAAATACCTTCATAGGATAGAAGAAATTACAGGCGTTGAGATTTTAATGGTTTCAGTGGGCCCCAGGAGAAAAGAAACAATCTGGAAAAAAAGATTATCATGAAGTATTTATGCTGAATAATGTGATTTTTTGTTAAAAAAATTATTTTGTCTATTGACATTTATTTGCTGTTTTATTATCTTGATGTTCTCAATGAGGGTGTAGCTCAGTTAGGTAGAGCAACGGCCTTTTAAGCCGTGGGCCCTGGGTTCGATCCCCAGCACCCTCACATTTTTTTAAGCGCCCATAGCTCAATTGGCAGAGCAACGGACTCTTAATCCGTAGGTTCAAGGTTCGATTCCTTGTGGGCGTACAATCCTTCAGCCCGTAATTGCGACGGGCTTTTTTTAATTCCCGTGATAATCTTCAATATCGAAAGAATTAACTTGCATTTTAAAAATTAATGTATAAATTTTTATTTACCACGTATTAAAATATAAAATTTCATTTAATTCCTATATCAGAAAAATCTGTTCAGATATTGTTGTCTGTATTTATTAAAACACACATAAAACCGGGCATCTTCCAATATGTCAGAATGATGCATAACAGTGTGTAAAAATAATCGGAGATAAAATGA
This region of bacterium genomic DNA includes:
- the secF gene encoding protein translocase subunit SecF; amino-acid sequence: MQFFQTPNIDFIVKRKIAFVLSSILLLIGMISLIIHGGPNYGIDFKGGTSIVIKFDGQVSIPQIRDALTSVELGKSEIKRFGTTNEFLIYVAQHKSLSAVEMARKVELTVGKSIKNAKYEIEKIDVIGPRIGEELRKAAALAIFIALILILIYVGWRFEVVFATGAIIALFHDVLITLGAFSILNFEISLKEIAAFLTIVGYSLNDTIVVYDRIRENLKVLRSDNLEAIINKSINQVLSRTIITSLTTFTVVLILFLFGGKVLHGFAFAMLLGVIVGTYSSIFVASPIVYEWQMRHGGKRALKMAKKKRG
- a CDS encoding STAS domain-containing protein; the protein is MEFTIEKRDDISIIAIDSTNLGGPGANQLSDNIRSLIDKGSKKFIIDMKKVEWMNSSGLGILIAALNTVKTREGELCLLNIQKKTEQLLAITKLNRVFKIYKTEEEAVAGLSE
- a CDS encoding adenylosuccinate synthase, which encodes MQVYPNKSSSVRAVIGTQWGDEGKGKVVDLISDKFDIVARFQGGPNAGHTVKFDNKTFILHHIPTGILRPDVSCVLGNGMVINAESLLNEIKQLQDESVDVLSRLYISQNAHLIMPYHIKLDSESETSASSEEMIGTTGRGIGPAYADKAERTGIRMGDLLNPAQLEKKIRSNVKFKNEILKLVYKTEGCNADEILDGLLSITKIIGKNIIDTREYLYKSYTSGKNILLEGAQGTHLDIDFGTYPFVTSSNTIIGGAFTGLGLGPGSISEVIGIMKAYTTRVGNGPFPTEISDKLGEEIRKIGGEYGATTGRPRRCGWWDGIVSRFSAEINSLDYLAITKLDVLDSLKSIKLCTGYKVDGKILNYLPTDPELIVKIEPVYEEMEGWNTSISGVRQYNDLPDNAKKYLHRIEEITGVEILMVSVGPRRKETIWKKRLS